A region from the Fusarium musae strain F31 chromosome 1, whole genome shotgun sequence genome encodes:
- a CDS encoding hypothetical protein (EggNog:ENOG41) — protein sequence MAEPGQPELNGGMSPTGIKKEPTNESDILEGLGLDLDSIMQAATKRSFEDESNGDDPSKRVKTEAEPASEHALDLPQGAEEELEDGLALLVQNALSNVNDFVFGSSNDPMEIDGITDHSLPPPPPPPSPPSVSFFSDPQKYLRKASRHALGNLALSVLLLFSQSFDDSIKPIQDADSQHAKSFRDLHASFAQIKQIYSSGPILSADDPDLHDHESRTILDLANLAQFGIWLLQTTPSYSEAHQHFHAIFRGQVSDLGSDALDLYISLKTQVAIDALATKTQEQSKEQVLEEALINGMEEKLRGLHNGLDLTPADSEFIASVRARKTSLEGEASTESAVLREKYKVDDLLRQVSTCVKTRLALMSDLGSRLGHPMRSSEETAVDLLGDTTGDANLDLDELSSFFEKTASGLVQDALAGLTEDTTATPAEANPQPEQTPTVTETIEPPAVVEPTKSPEKEPASTPQANGKVECTQQDYKELEALVAQSTDHYVKTTLHGLSPVPYQPTVPTSTTQTYLNQLQQQQAQNPYFSSYTQSIPEPQPPPQEPGHQLPPHQTCSSALLYDKARQAALSKNASHTRREGIHSTRRPWTQDEEKALMAGLDLVKGPHWSQILTLFGAQGTISDILKDRTQVQLKDKARNLKLFFLKTNSEMPYYLQAVTGELKTRAPTQAARKEAEERARMTSEEDQAKIQGIMTLAGGLQNSSQGQGRAAGTPASAVGSGVMTPAQNAAQAASSQQSQAHNQAAAHSYNPATSSGYPPSTLPQSRPSVMSATQQSPHQAAHPQSQMSMSPQTPRSQQQQLPQQQHSAMHSPAHAQAAAQARSHTSTPVGQLHHSPPPQHTPTPQPVTQHHPQPHFPPAPHTQLTFPSPPPPANATPNLHTHGQVPVPDTQTQIDQHMHDNAAEAALLQGLQAAVAESM from the exons ATGGCTGAGCCTGGCCAGCCGGAGCTCAACGGGGGAATGTCCCCGACGG GGATCAAGAAAGAGCCCACTAATGAATCTGACATTCTCGagggccttggccttgacctcgatTCCATCATGCAAGCTGCGACTAAACGATCATTTGAAGACGAGTCTAACGGCGACGACCCGTCGAAGAGGGTCAAAACTGAAGCCGAACCTGCCTCTGAGCATGCACTCGATCTTCCCCAAGGCGCTGAAGAAGAACTCGAAGAtggccttgcgcttctcgtACAGAATGCGCTCAGCAATGTCAACGACTTCGTCTTTGGTTCCTCGAACGATCCCATGGAGATTGATGGCATTACCGACCATAGCTTACCTccgccacctcctcctccttcacctccttcagtctcattcttctccgACCCTCAGAAGTATTTGCGCAAAGCCAGTCGACATGCGCTTGGCAACTTG GCACTTTCTGTCCTCCTCTTATTCTCACAATCATTCGACGACTCGATAAAACCTATTCAAGATGCCGACTCACAGCACGCCAAGTCATTTCGCGACCTACACGCTTCTTTTGCGCAGATCAAGCAAATATATTCTTCGGGGCCCATTCTGTCAGCCGACGATCCGGACCTCCACGACCACGAATCCCGTACGATCCTCGATCTAGCGAACCTTGCTCAATTCGGTATCTGGCTATTACAAACCACGCCATCCTATTCCGAAGCTCATCAGCACTTCCATGCCATCTTCAGAGGCCAAGTTTCAGACCTCGGTTCGGATGCGCTCGATCTATACATTTCCCTCAAAACCCAAGTAGCCATCGATGCGCTTGCTACAAAAACCCAGGAACAATCCAAGGAGCAAGTTTTGGAAGAGGCACTAATCAATGGCATGGAAGAAAAGCTACGGGGGCTTCATAACGGGCTCGATCTTACACCCGCCGATTCTGAGTTTATCGCTTCTGTCCGAGCGAGGAAAACGTCTCTTGAGGGTGAAGCTTCTACCGAATCTG CTGTTTTGAGAGAAAAATACAAGGTTGACGATTTATTGCGGCAAGTCTCGACATGTGTAAAGACACGGCTCGCATTGATGTCGGACCTTGGATCAAGATTAGGCCATCCTATGCGATCTAGCGAAGAGACTGCAGTTGACCTCTTGGGCGATACGACCGGCGATGCGAATCTTGACTTGGACGAGCTCTCATCCTTCTTTGAGAAGACAGCTTCCGGGCTGGTTCAAGATGCTTTGGCTGGACTGACTGAGGATACCACTGCCACCCCTGCCGAGGCCAATCCTCAACCTGAGCAAACACCCACTGTCACCGAAACAATCGAACCGCCAGCCGTGGTCGAGCCTACCAAGAGCCCCGAGAAGGAACCTGCCTCGACTCCTCAGGCAAACGGCAAAGTGGAATGCACTCAACAAGATTACAAGGAACTGGAGGCGCTGGTAGCCCAAAGTACAGATCACTATGTCAAGACTACACTACATGGCTTGTCGCCGGTACCCTATCAACCTACAGTTCCCACAAGCACGA CCCAAACTTATCTAAACcagctccaacaacaacaagcccAGAACCCGTACTTTTCATCATATACGCAGAGTATCCCTGAGCCACAACCACCGCCTCAAGAACCAGGCCATCAGCTCCCGCCACATCAGACCTGTTCCAGTGCATTACTGTATGACAAGGCTCGTCAAGCAGCCCTCTCTAAAAATGCGTCTCAtacaagaagagaaggcatCCACTCAACACGTCGGCCGTGGACTCAGGACGAAGAGAAGGCTCTCATGGCAGGCTTGGACTTGGTCAAAGGGCCTCATTGGAGTCAGATACTCACCTTGTTTGGGGCGCAGGGCACGATATCagatatacttaaagatcGGACACAAGTCCagctcaaggacaaggctcGTAACCTCAAGTTGttcttcctcaagaccaacTCTGAGATGCCATATTATCTCCAGGCTGTCACGGGCGAGCTCAAGACACGAGCTCCTACACAGGCAGCGAGAAAGGAGGCTGAAGAACGAGCAAGGATGACTTCGGAGGAGGACCAGGCCAAGATTCAAGGAATCATGACACTGGCTGGAGGGTTGCAGAACTCTTCACAAGGACAGGGAAGGGCTGCAGGAACGCCAGCATCAGCCGTTGGTTCAGGAGTTATGACGCCTGCTCAGAATGCGGCTCAGGCAGCGTCGTCGCAGCAAAGCCAGGCGCACAATCAAGCAGCTGCCCATTCGTATAACCCAGCCACCTCATCGGGATATCCACCGTCGACCTTGCCGCAGTCAAGACCAAGCGTTATGTCGGCAACACAACAGTCGCCCCACCAAGCAGCACATCCTCAATCACAAATGTCTATGTCTCCTCAGACCCCGCGAtcccagcaacaacaactacctcagcagcagcacagTGCTATGCACTCTCCCGCCCACGCCCAGGCTGCTGCTCAAGCTCGTTCCCATACGTCGACACCCGTCGGGCAGCTACATCACTCCCCGCCGCCACAACATACACCAACTCCTCAGCCAGTtactcaacaccatcctcagcctcactTCCCGCCAGCTCCACATACTCAGCTCACattcccttctcctcctccgcctgcAAATGCCACGCCTAATTTACACACACATGGTCAGGTGCCAGTTCCAGATACGCAAACACAGATAGATCAACACATGCACGACAATGCTGCGGAGGCCGCACTGTTGCAAGGACTTCAGGCAGCAGTGGCAGAGTCTATGTAG